In Halomarina salina, one DNA window encodes the following:
- a CDS encoding flavin-containing monooxygenase — translation MDTHYDVVVIGGGQAGLATSFHLTEAKCNHVVLERNRVGERWRTERWDSFTLVTPNSWNRLPGFPYDGDDPEGFLSREEVIAYLEEYVERFDLPVRVGVEVTAVRSDSAGFIIETTDGTYEAANVVVATGSFQEPRIPDITDEVPTAVHQLHSSEYTNPDALPEGPVLVVGSSQSGAQIASELHDCVRDVYLSVSSAPKLPRRYRGRDVGHWLEMMGGFQTTVDDLESPAARFAPSAYVSGKDGGREIDLLELADDGMTLLGRVVGVEDGRIHLADDVEENLRNAYRFYVELVEGIEQFLETADMDAPEPEFTLPAPDEIAVESVPELDLAAANVRSIVWATGYQADFSWIESVDRDEFGYPMHRRGVTDTPGLYFVGLHWLYTRGSGLLYGVGEDARYVVEHLIERLESTKSRP, via the coding sequence ATGGACACTCACTACGATGTCGTTGTCATCGGAGGGGGACAGGCGGGGCTGGCAACGAGTTTCCATCTGACAGAGGCAAAATGTAACCACGTCGTCCTCGAACGAAATCGTGTCGGTGAGCGGTGGCGGACCGAACGCTGGGACTCGTTCACGCTCGTCACCCCGAATTCGTGGAATCGACTCCCTGGGTTTCCGTACGATGGTGACGACCCGGAGGGCTTCCTCTCACGCGAGGAGGTAATCGCGTACCTCGAGGAGTACGTCGAGCGGTTCGACCTCCCGGTACGAGTCGGCGTCGAGGTGACAGCGGTTCGATCCGACAGCGCCGGATTCATCATCGAAACGACGGACGGGACCTACGAGGCGGCGAACGTCGTGGTGGCGACAGGATCGTTTCAAGAACCCCGAATCCCCGACATCACGGACGAGGTCCCTACGGCAGTCCACCAACTACACTCCAGCGAGTACACCAACCCCGACGCGCTTCCCGAGGGTCCCGTTCTTGTGGTTGGGTCCAGTCAATCCGGCGCGCAGATCGCCTCGGAACTCCACGACTGCGTTCGTGACGTCTACCTCTCGGTGAGTTCTGCACCCAAGCTTCCACGTCGCTATCGTGGGCGGGACGTCGGGCACTGGCTGGAGATGATGGGTGGCTTCCAGACTACGGTCGACGACCTCGAATCACCTGCTGCCCGGTTCGCCCCGTCGGCGTACGTCTCGGGAAAAGATGGAGGTCGAGAGATCGACCTCCTCGAACTCGCAGACGATGGGATGACCCTGCTCGGACGAGTGGTCGGCGTCGAGGACGGCCGAATCCATCTTGCGGACGACGTAGAAGAGAACCTCCGTAACGCCTACCGGTTCTACGTCGAACTCGTCGAGGGCATCGAGCAGTTCCTGGAGACGGCCGACATGGACGCCCCTGAGCCAGAGTTCACACTACCGGCTCCCGACGAAATTGCCGTCGAATCGGTTCCAGAACTCGACCTCGCCGCGGCGAACGTTCGGAGCATAGTCTGGGCGACCGGCTACCAAGCAGACTTCTCGTGGATCGAATCCGTGGACCGTGACGAGTTCGGGTATCCGATGCACCGACGAGGCGTTACCGATACGCCGGGACTGTACTTTGTCGGCCTCCACTGGCTCTACACACGTGGATCGGGCCTCCTCTACGGCGTCGGTGAAGACGCGAGATACGTCGTGGAACATCTTATAGAGCGGTTGGAGAGTACCAAGAGTCGCCCGTGA
- a CDS encoding MFS transporter translates to MRELTNARTSGRPAGGILKYYLYKATKGVEFYRPIMYLFFLAQGLSFTEIAVLEVIYNLTTLLGEIPTGYIGDRIGRRQSLLVGTTLISGTLVAIGFADSFLPLAGLYVVWSMGYNFRSGSEDAWLYDTLSDEDSTDNFAHIRGRGEAVSMAVGVGAAVLGGYLGSVDLSYPWFVAAGVTGLGIVVLLTLDEPESFEQEQSDELSLRQTVGIVGDVLGHPTLRAFLLYYYVLYAAVSYLVFIFFQPVFQTVVLDFGISQSLVESLLGWFYAAYSLVGALLSYYTGAIKRTIGLQTWFMILPFAVGSTLVAMYVIPVLALPTFLLIRGLSDVTRSLAGQYINDRIDSLGRATVLSAMAMVSGLAVIPFQLGSGLISDTVSPLFALGIGGIVLLVGSTVILLWETPVTDDLPDSRPEDRRQQEEQV, encoded by the coding sequence ATGAGAGAGCTCACGAACGCGAGGACATCTGGCCGCCCTGCTGGCGGGATTCTCAAGTACTACCTGTACAAGGCCACGAAGGGTGTCGAGTTCTATCGGCCGATCATGTATCTCTTCTTCCTCGCACAGGGACTCTCATTCACGGAGATAGCGGTTCTCGAGGTCATCTATAATCTCACGACCTTGCTCGGGGAGATACCGACTGGATACATTGGAGACCGAATCGGTCGGCGTCAAAGCCTGCTCGTTGGGACGACGCTAATCTCTGGCACGCTCGTCGCCATTGGATTCGCCGACTCGTTTCTCCCGTTGGCTGGACTGTACGTGGTATGGTCGATGGGCTATAACTTCCGCTCGGGTAGTGAGGACGCGTGGCTGTACGACACCCTCTCTGACGAGGATTCGACCGACAACTTCGCCCATATCCGTGGTCGTGGCGAAGCAGTGTCGATGGCGGTTGGTGTCGGTGCAGCGGTTCTGGGAGGGTATCTGGGGAGTGTCGACCTCTCGTATCCGTGGTTCGTCGCCGCGGGTGTGACCGGGTTAGGTATCGTCGTACTGCTAACACTCGACGAACCAGAGTCGTTCGAACAGGAGCAATCTGACGAGCTGAGCCTTCGCCAGACGGTTGGTATCGTCGGCGATGTCCTCGGTCATCCAACGCTCCGGGCGTTTCTCCTGTACTACTACGTCCTCTACGCGGCCGTTTCGTACCTCGTGTTCATATTCTTCCAGCCGGTGTTTCAGACAGTCGTTCTCGACTTTGGTATCAGTCAGTCGCTCGTTGAGTCACTGCTTGGCTGGTTTTACGCCGCCTATAGCCTAGTCGGAGCGCTCCTCAGCTACTACACAGGGGCGATCAAGCGGACGATTGGCCTTCAGACGTGGTTCATGATTTTGCCCTTTGCCGTTGGTTCCACGCTCGTCGCCATGTACGTCATCCCGGTTCTGGCGCTCCCGACGTTCTTGCTGATCCGGGGGCTCTCTGATGTCACCCGGTCGCTCGCTGGTCAGTACATCAACGACCGAATCGACTCGCTCGGCCGAGCGACCGTTCTGAGTGCGATGGCGATGGTGAGCGGATTAGCAGTCATCCCATTCCAGCTTGGAAGTGGCCTCATCTCTGATACTGTCTCGCCACTGTTCGCGCTGGGTATCGGTGGAATCGTTCTCCTCGTCGGGTCGACCGTTATCCTCCTCTGGGAAACCCCCGTCACCGATGACCTGCCAGACTCTCGTCCCGAAGATCGACGACAGCAGGAAGAGCAAGTGTGA
- a CDS encoding heavy metal translocating P-type ATPase, with translation MSQRTAHLTITGMSCANCSGSVQDAVESLDGVSTANVNFATDEGSVEYDPDQVSLGAIYDAIDDAGYGVVSESVSIGITDMTCSNCAETNESALEGTPGVVEATVNYATDEAQVVYNPADTSIEALYDAIEAAGYSPVREESTEGGSDEDARDAARREEIRRQRRLTLFGAALSAPMLFFLVEKFLLGGGIVPETVFGVEFGWVEFALATPVQLILGWPFYKNSYKALVKNGRANMDVLIALGSSTAYVYSVAVLAGLIAGGMYFDTAALILVFITLGNYLEARSKGQAGDALRKLLEMEAETATVVDDDGDEQEIPLEDVEVGDRMKVRPGERIPTDGRVVDGQSAVDESMVTGESVPVEKGEGDEVVGSTINENGVLLIEATKVGSDTALQQIVQTVKDAQSRQPEIQNLADRISAYFVPAVIFNALLWGVVWYLFPEALAGFIQSLPLWGLVAGGPEVAGGSISVFEFAVVVFASAVLIACPCALGLATPAATMVGTTIGAQNGVLFKGGDILERAKDVDTVVFDKTGTLTEGAMELTDVVVLDDSGRPVTDGGEAATDGGQLTARDRLSEEDVLQLAATAESGSEHPLAQAIVEGAESRGIDIPDPDDFENVPGHGIRATVGDSAVLVGNRKLLRDNDIDPTPASETMERLENEGKTAMLVAYERELLGVVANADTVKESAKDAISQLHERGIDVMMITGDNERTAHAVAEQVGIPRENVRAEVLPEDKSDAVESIQDDGRRAMMVGDGVNDAPALAVAYVGTAIGSGTDVAIEAADVTLMRNDPVDVVKAIRISDATLSKVKQNLVWALGYNTAMIPLASLGLLQPVLAAGAMAFSSVSVLSNSLLFRTYTPDHDYKLLGWLR, from the coding sequence ATGAGTCAGCGAACAGCTCACCTCACCATCACGGGGATGTCCTGTGCAAACTGTTCAGGTTCCGTCCAGGACGCTGTCGAATCTCTCGATGGTGTCTCTACGGCGAACGTCAACTTCGCCACTGACGAAGGGTCGGTCGAGTACGACCCCGATCAGGTATCGCTCGGTGCAATCTACGACGCAATCGACGACGCGGGGTATGGCGTGGTCTCGGAGTCGGTGAGCATCGGAATCACCGATATGACGTGTTCGAACTGTGCCGAGACGAACGAGAGTGCACTCGAAGGGACGCCAGGCGTCGTCGAGGCGACCGTCAACTACGCCACAGATGAGGCACAGGTCGTCTACAATCCTGCAGACACGTCAATCGAGGCGCTGTACGATGCCATCGAGGCCGCTGGGTACTCACCCGTACGTGAGGAGTCGACTGAAGGAGGTTCGGACGAGGACGCCCGCGATGCCGCTCGGCGAGAGGAGATTCGACGGCAACGTCGATTGACACTGTTCGGTGCAGCCCTGTCGGCGCCTATGCTCTTCTTCCTCGTCGAGAAGTTCCTACTCGGTGGTGGAATTGTCCCCGAGACGGTCTTCGGCGTCGAGTTCGGGTGGGTAGAGTTCGCTCTTGCAACGCCCGTCCAACTCATTCTGGGCTGGCCCTTCTACAAGAACTCCTACAAGGCACTCGTGAAGAACGGTCGCGCCAACATGGACGTACTCATCGCACTCGGGTCGAGTACGGCGTACGTCTACTCCGTCGCCGTCCTCGCAGGACTCATCGCCGGCGGGATGTACTTCGACACCGCGGCGTTGATCCTCGTGTTCATCACGCTCGGGAACTACCTCGAAGCCCGTTCGAAAGGCCAGGCTGGCGATGCGCTCCGGAAGCTACTGGAGATGGAAGCCGAAACGGCCACCGTCGTCGATGACGACGGAGACGAGCAGGAGATTCCCCTCGAAGACGTCGAGGTCGGCGACCGGATGAAGGTCCGTCCTGGTGAGAGGATTCCCACCGACGGCCGAGTCGTCGACGGGCAATCGGCTGTCGACGAGTCGATGGTGACCGGCGAATCCGTCCCTGTCGAGAAGGGCGAGGGCGACGAAGTCGTCGGCTCGACCATCAACGAGAATGGCGTGCTCCTCATCGAAGCGACGAAGGTCGGGTCCGATACGGCGCTCCAACAAATCGTCCAGACGGTCAAGGACGCTCAGTCGCGTCAGCCAGAGATTCAGAACCTCGCCGACCGAATTTCCGCGTACTTCGTTCCCGCGGTCATCTTCAACGCGCTACTGTGGGGGGTCGTCTGGTACCTGTTCCCCGAGGCATTGGCGGGATTCATCCAGTCGCTTCCACTCTGGGGTCTGGTCGCCGGTGGCCCCGAAGTTGCTGGAGGGTCGATTTCAGTCTTTGAATTCGCAGTCGTCGTCTTCGCGAGTGCGGTGCTCATCGCCTGCCCCTGCGCGCTCGGGCTGGCGACCCCTGCTGCGACGATGGTCGGTACCACCATCGGTGCGCAGAACGGTGTGCTGTTCAAAGGCGGCGACATTCTCGAACGCGCCAAGGACGTGGACACCGTCGTCTTCGACAAGACGGGGACGCTCACTGAGGGTGCGATGGAGCTGACTGACGTGGTCGTGCTCGACGACAGCGGTAGACCTGTCACTGACGGTGGCGAAGCGGCTACGGATGGCGGCCAACTCACCGCCCGTGACCGGCTTTCGGAGGAGGACGTCCTCCAGCTCGCCGCAACCGCAGAGAGTGGCAGCGAACACCCGCTCGCACAGGCCATCGTCGAAGGTGCCGAAAGCCGTGGTATCGACATACCCGATCCGGACGACTTCGAGAACGTCCCTGGCCACGGCATTCGGGCCACTGTCGGTGACAGTGCGGTTCTCGTTGGCAACCGGAAGCTCCTGCGCGACAACGATATCGACCCCACTCCCGCGTCGGAGACGATGGAGCGTCTCGAAAACGAGGGAAAGACGGCGATGCTCGTCGCCTATGAGCGCGAACTTCTGGGCGTGGTTGCAAATGCGGACACGGTCAAGGAGAGTGCGAAAGACGCCATCAGCCAGCTCCATGAGCGCGGTATCGACGTGATGATGATCACTGGGGACAACGAGCGGACGGCACACGCCGTCGCCGAGCAGGTCGGCATCCCCCGTGAGAACGTCCGGGCCGAGGTGCTCCCCGAAGACAAGTCCGACGCTGTCGAGTCGATTCAGGACGACGGGCGACGCGCGATGATGGTCGGTGACGGCGTCAACGACGCTCCGGCCCTCGCTGTTGCGTACGTCGGAACCGCCATCGGGTCGGGGACGGACGTCGCAATCGAGGCTGCGGACGTCACGTTGATGCGGAACGACCCAGTCGACGTCGTGAAGGCGATTCGTATCTCCGATGCGACGCTCTCGAAGGTCAAACAGAACCTCGTGTGGGCACTCGGATACAACACGGCGATGATTCCGTTGGCCTCGCTCGGCCTGCTCCAGCCAGTGCTCGCGGCCGGTGCGATGGCCTTCTCCAGCGTGTCGGTGCTCTCGAACAGCCTCCTGTTCCGGACGTACACCCCCGACCACGACTACAAGCTTCTGGGCTGGCTCCGCTAA
- a CDS encoding AsnC family transcriptional regulator, which yields MRELDDTDLEILSLLAEDGRRPYSGIGETVGLSGPAVSDRVKRLEEAGVINRFTIDVNRGILRAGVPVFVRVKPQGEETEQLRARLADAEGVEHLFVTVNGELWFYGRSEAQNIRNWVNGFFKNSSTTDYSVTLVDDVEWTPSIDGTEFALSCAECGNTVDSEGESRRLDESVYHFCCPSCRSRFEERYERFDAEV from the coding sequence ATGCGCGAGTTAGACGATACCGATTTAGAGATCCTCTCGCTGTTGGCAGAGGATGGCCGGCGGCCGTACAGCGGAATTGGAGAAACCGTCGGCCTCTCTGGACCAGCCGTCTCCGATCGAGTCAAGCGCTTAGAGGAAGCCGGTGTCATCAACCGATTCACGATCGACGTCAACCGCGGAATCCTGCGTGCTGGTGTGCCTGTGTTCGTTCGCGTGAAGCCACAGGGAGAGGAAACCGAACAGCTTCGTGCGCGTCTCGCCGACGCCGAAGGAGTAGAACACCTCTTCGTCACGGTCAACGGTGAACTGTGGTTCTACGGCAGGTCAGAAGCCCAGAACATCAGAAATTGGGTTAACGGATTCTTCAAGAACAGCTCGACGACTGACTACTCGGTCACGCTCGTGGATGATGTCGAGTGGACACCGTCGATTGACGGAACTGAGTTCGCTCTGTCGTGTGCCGAGTGTGGAAATACCGTCGATAGCGAGGGTGAATCGAGACGGCTTGACGAGAGCGTCTATCATTTCTGCTGTCCGTCGTGTCGCTCTCGGTTCGAAGAGCGCTACGAACGGTTCGACGCCGAGGTGTGA
- a CDS encoding heavy-metal-associated domain-containing protein: MTQTITVEGMTCGHCEQTVEDALNEVAGVTDVSADREAEQVSIEGDADTDELVRAAEDAGYTGHA; encoded by the coding sequence ATGACTCAGACCATCACCGTCGAAGGAATGACGTGTGGACACTGCGAGCAGACTGTCGAAGATGCCCTCAATGAAGTCGCTGGCGTTACCGATGTCAGCGCCGACCGCGAGGCCGAACAGGTGAGCATCGAAGGCGACGCGGATACTGATGAACTCGTACGCGCCGCGGAAGATGCTGGATACACAGGTCACGCCTAA
- a CDS encoding helix-turn-helix domain-containing protein, whose protein sequence is MYEATFEFQADGLVAALSREYDAAIQLWCNEHCDLLYVRSERIDDLRSELDEQVGLQESILEGNQLVTVTEQCLRQEEQTLVETHLANEGCLSLPPLIYESGRKQSKVLALDPAALTAVYNSLRQETRVNVLAKREINGLHPEVPILGLDDVLPRLSARQLETFRIAHMQGYYELPRETTTAELGDELGVNRRTVEEHLRRAENKIAAALADHLTLLQ, encoded by the coding sequence ATGTATGAGGCGACATTCGAATTCCAGGCAGACGGACTAGTCGCCGCACTCTCTCGAGAGTACGACGCTGCTATCCAGTTGTGGTGCAATGAGCACTGTGACTTGTTGTATGTCCGGTCAGAACGGATAGATGATTTGCGCTCGGAGCTGGATGAACAGGTTGGACTTCAGGAGTCTATTCTGGAGGGTAATCAACTCGTCACAGTGACCGAGCAGTGTCTGCGTCAAGAAGAACAGACACTCGTCGAGACTCATTTAGCGAATGAGGGGTGCCTCTCACTGCCCCCGCTAATCTACGAAAGCGGCCGAAAGCAGAGCAAGGTTCTTGCGCTCGACCCGGCAGCGCTCACTGCTGTGTACAATAGTCTCAGACAAGAAACACGAGTCAATGTATTGGCCAAACGAGAGATCAACGGACTCCATCCAGAGGTACCCATTCTCGGTCTGGACGATGTCCTTCCCCGGCTTTCGGCCCGACAACTCGAGACGTTCCGAATCGCTCATATGCAGGGCTACTACGAACTTCCGCGTGAGACGACCACTGCTGAGTTAGGCGATGAATTGGGGGTTAATAGACGAACCGTAGAAGAACACCTCAGACGTGCAGAAAATAAAATCGCCGCCGCGCTTGCAGACCACCTCACACTGTTGCAGTGA
- a CDS encoding ABC transporter substrate-binding protein, which yields MENSITRRTLLGAVGAGGFVSIAGCAGDSGDGGGNDDPYSSETTAGDGQSTDSSTDDTSTATGGSANVALSMDPTEGVWQVYGGVSPYYTNILEPLIWVSEKMELEPWLATEWEATNETTWEFTLREGVKFHNGEELVAEHVVWSFEQVLNEWSYAPGWLHVESGNVNALDESTVEFETTDPFPTFPGTIAHNMIAIQHPDRSRENTEPIGTGPYQVEQRTQGQHVRTSGFDDYWNGTPSLDELTFSVITDPNTRALSLQNGDVDVAFDPPKSRVDKLDSNSGTNVTTQLSPGAVYVGCNIYKAPMDDPKLRQALNYATSQSDLVETILSNIGVPAKGPVAESIFWSAHEKLPAYERDTEKAKQLVEESSYDGEALQFHLSNQQVDGELLAQALQQWYDEIGVTVDIQVTEEASFEDTVRSGEPHLVLESSGTNSGAADYLIYETFHSEGDVNERLYNEEGTGIYNLGEEVDQLIQAGFQTGDQAEKEQKYEQALQRIMEEAVVVPINYSEYIVAASDGISSMDLRPIPEMTRWTGLKVGQ from the coding sequence ATGGAGAATAGTATCACCCGCAGGACATTACTGGGGGCAGTCGGGGCAGGGGGGTTCGTGAGTATCGCAGGATGCGCAGGAGATTCGGGGGACGGCGGTGGCAACGATGACCCGTACAGTAGCGAGACGACTGCGGGGGATGGGCAATCGACTGATAGTAGTACAGATGACACTTCGACGGCAACTGGTGGATCGGCGAACGTCGCCTTGTCGATGGACCCGACCGAAGGGGTCTGGCAGGTGTACGGAGGTGTGAGCCCGTACTACACGAACATCCTCGAGCCACTCATCTGGGTGAGCGAGAAGATGGAGTTGGAGCCGTGGCTCGCGACGGAGTGGGAAGCGACCAACGAGACGACGTGGGAGTTCACGCTCCGAGAGGGCGTGAAATTCCACAATGGGGAGGAGCTCGTCGCAGAACACGTGGTTTGGTCGTTCGAGCAGGTGCTCAACGAATGGTCGTACGCCCCTGGGTGGCTCCACGTCGAATCAGGCAACGTGAATGCGCTGGACGAGTCAACCGTCGAGTTCGAGACGACCGACCCATTCCCGACGTTTCCCGGGACGATTGCACACAACATGATCGCGATCCAGCACCCGGACCGGAGTCGGGAGAACACCGAACCGATCGGGACTGGCCCGTACCAGGTCGAACAGCGTACACAGGGGCAACACGTCCGGACCTCGGGGTTCGACGACTACTGGAACGGAACGCCGTCGCTGGACGAGTTGACGTTCAGTGTCATCACGGACCCGAACACACGCGCACTCTCCCTCCAGAACGGGGATGTGGACGTCGCGTTCGACCCACCGAAGAGTCGGGTCGACAAACTCGACAGCAACAGCGGGACGAACGTCACCACGCAGTTGTCACCTGGTGCAGTGTACGTCGGCTGTAACATCTACAAAGCGCCGATGGACGACCCGAAGCTTCGTCAGGCGCTCAACTACGCGACCTCTCAGTCGGACCTCGTCGAGACCATCCTCTCGAACATCGGCGTGCCCGCGAAAGGCCCGGTTGCCGAGAGTATCTTCTGGTCTGCCCACGAGAAACTCCCTGCATACGAGCGTGATACGGAGAAAGCCAAGCAGTTGGTCGAAGAGTCCAGCTACGACGGCGAGGCGCTCCAGTTCCACCTCTCGAACCAGCAGGTCGACGGGGAGCTACTCGCACAGGCACTCCAGCAGTGGTACGACGAGATTGGCGTCACCGTGGATATTCAGGTTACAGAGGAGGCAAGCTTCGAGGATACTGTCCGGTCGGGAGAGCCCCACCTCGTCTTGGAGTCCTCTGGGACGAACAGTGGTGCAGCGGACTACCTGATCTACGAGACGTTCCACTCGGAAGGAGACGTGAACGAACGTCTCTACAACGAGGAGGGGACTGGCATCTACAATCTCGGTGAAGAAGTCGACCAGCTCATCCAGGCCGGGTTCCAGACGGGTGACCAGGCCGAGAAGGAACAGAAATACGAACAAGCACTACAGCGAATCATGGAAGAGGCAGTCGTCGTTCCCATCAACTACTCGGAGTACATCGTCGCTGCCTCCGACGGGATCTCCTCGATGGACCTCAGACCCATTCCAGAGATGACTCGCTGGACTGGACTGAAAGTCGGCCAGTAA
- the nikB gene encoding nickel ABC transporter permease: MYQFVARRTATMLLVLVGVSILTFLLLFLTPGDPAETILRQQMGGRTPSLEAIEQFRQSEGLNRPIPIQYVDWVTDVLQGNLRESYYQETPVSTLIINRIPATLELAVAGMAVALTIAIPTGIVSAVHKGKAPDYLSQFAALVGVSMPNFWLGYILIIIFSLQLGLFPVAGVGGLESLVLPAITLGSGMAAIVTRLVRSSMLEVLDEEYIDTARSKGLRERIVIYKHALRNALIPVVTIVGLQFGYLLNGAVIVEIVFQRPGLGALLIDAIFARDYPVVQGLVLVIAVIFVLTNFVVDLTYRYIDPRISFGGESA; the protein is encoded by the coding sequence ATGTACCAATTTGTTGCGCGGCGCACGGCAACCATGCTGCTCGTTCTGGTCGGGGTGTCGATTCTCACGTTTCTTTTGTTGTTCCTCACACCGGGCGACCCGGCTGAGACGATTCTTCGCCAGCAGATGGGCGGACGAACACCGTCGCTCGAAGCAATCGAGCAGTTTCGCCAGAGTGAGGGACTGAACCGCCCGATACCGATCCAGTACGTGGACTGGGTGACCGACGTCCTCCAGGGCAACCTCCGGGAGTCCTACTATCAGGAGACGCCAGTGAGTACGCTCATCATCAACCGGATTCCTGCCACGCTCGAACTCGCTGTCGCCGGAATGGCGGTTGCTCTGACGATTGCGATTCCGACCGGAATCGTCAGTGCCGTCCACAAAGGAAAGGCCCCTGATTACCTCAGTCAGTTCGCTGCGCTAGTTGGCGTCTCGATGCCGAACTTTTGGCTCGGATACATCCTGATCATCATCTTCTCTCTCCAGTTGGGACTATTTCCAGTGGCGGGAGTCGGCGGCCTAGAGTCCCTCGTCCTGCCAGCGATAACGCTCGGATCGGGGATGGCCGCAATCGTCACTCGGTTAGTCCGCTCCTCGATGCTCGAAGTACTTGACGAGGAGTACATCGACACGGCCCGGTCGAAGGGCCTGAGAGAACGCATCGTTATCTACAAACACGCACTCAGAAACGCGCTTATCCCGGTCGTGACCATCGTCGGACTCCAGTTCGGCTACCTGTTGAACGGCGCTGTCATCGTCGAAATCGTTTTCCAGCGACCGGGGTTGGGGGCACTCCTCATCGATGCGATTTTCGCACGCGATTACCCAGTTGTTCAAGGGCTCGTCCTCGTCATCGCTGTCATCTTCGTATTGACGAACTTCGTCGTGGACCTGACCTACCGCTACATCGACCCACGAATCTCGTTCGGAGGTGAGAGTGCGTGA
- the nikC gene encoding nickel transporter permease, whose translation MSNQDTTTKQSVIATTRRRYRSVKNSRRLGRFLSNRLNVVGLLFVSVVVLSAIFAPVIAPEGPNEQDLFNRLDSPSVDHPMGTDQLGRDVLSRLLYGARISLQISLAVVAITLAIGTAVGLVAGYAGGWVDEALMRFVDILLAFPGILLALVIAGILGPNLTNIMIALAVVGWTQYARIIRGSVLSVKQEEFVKAAQLMGVPRRRIVLRHILPNVVTPVIVLATMDMAYVILGTAGLSFLGLGAQPPTPEWGTMLSQGRNFVDTAWWVVNFPGLAIMITVLGFNLLGDGLRDVLDPRDMGDVENKGM comes from the coding sequence GTGAGTAATCAAGACACTACTACGAAGCAGTCGGTCATCGCGACGACCCGTCGTCGCTACCGTTCGGTGAAGAACTCGCGGCGGCTCGGCCGCTTCCTCAGCAACCGTCTCAACGTGGTCGGCTTGCTGTTCGTCAGCGTGGTCGTTCTCTCGGCGATCTTCGCACCGGTGATTGCACCGGAGGGACCGAACGAGCAGGACCTGTTCAACCGTCTCGATTCGCCGTCGGTCGACCATCCGATGGGGACCGACCAACTCGGCCGCGACGTCCTCTCACGGCTGCTCTACGGGGCCAGAATCTCGCTGCAGATCTCCCTCGCCGTCGTCGCAATCACGCTCGCTATCGGAACGGCGGTCGGCCTCGTCGCAGGCTACGCAGGCGGGTGGGTAGACGAAGCGTTGATGCGGTTCGTCGACATCTTACTCGCCTTCCCAGGGATACTACTGGCACTCGTCATCGCGGGGATCCTTGGCCCGAACCTGACGAATATCATGATCGCCCTCGCGGTGGTCGGGTGGACGCAGTACGCCCGTATCATTCGTGGGAGCGTCCTGAGTGTCAAACAAGAAGAGTTCGTAAAAGCGGCACAGTTGATGGGAGTCCCACGCAGGCGCATCGTCCTTCGGCACATCCTCCCGAACGTGGTGACGCCGGTCATCGTCCTCGCGACGATGGACATGGCGTACGTCATTCTGGGAACGGCGGGGCTGTCGTTCCTGGGCCTCGGCGCGCAGCCACCGACACCAGAGTGGGGAACGATGCTCTCTCAAGGGCGGAACTTCGTCGACACCGCGTGGTGGGTCGTCAACTTCCCCGGACTCGCCATCATGATCACCGTCCTCGGGTTCAACCTACTAGGGGATGGACTACGCGACGTTCTCGACCCGCGCGACATGGGTGACGTCGAAAACAAGGGTATGTGA